DNA sequence from the Gouania willdenowi chromosome 21, fGouWil2.1, whole genome shotgun sequence genome:
TAAAGGAACTTGACAGGTTTGACCTAAGTTCTGACCTTAAACTGATAAGCAACCATTAAGACTATATAGAGCAATGCCTCCTTCATTAAACATGGCTTGGCCATCTCCACAATAATTAAGGGATTAGGAAAAATTACAGCAACCATGGACAACTCACTAATATAcatgtttaaaaacacaagacTTAACAGCGTCATTAATCCACTCTCGTACTGATCATCTGCTACACCATTAGTAGCCATACAGCTGCTAGCACAATATGCTAACCGGCATCATACACTGTCTTCACCTGAACCGACCGAGTCTACCGGAGGACTACTAAGGGTCCTAAGTCATTAAAAGTTTCGCTGAGAAATTGAGTGCGTCAGTCCGGTTACGTATCtgcaaacaaacatttaatggTTGGTGTTAAAACACGAGAAGACGGTACCTTTCCGTCTATCCTGGCATATCGGCGGCCATGGCCGGGGTAAATTTTATACCCGCTGAAGCTGCACAGCTCGACCCTAAAAACGAAAAATACAGCACGTTACAAATACATAATAGCATTATCTTAATAGATTGTCGCACAATATTCTTTAGAAGGCTATTAAAAGGCGTAGATGGTGTTTGATTGCGTTCAGTGAACTCACTTCATGATGGCTACGAGTGGGCAACACAACCGGAAAGAAAGATGACGAAGACGGAAGTCGAAATGAGGGATGGGAAGTGAATTATTAATCCAtggaaacaaaaaaccaaaaacaaaaaaacaatctttttgCTTTCAGGACCCTGGAATTACTTAAATTATtctatgacaaataaaaatgtctgatGAACTAAATGACGttataaatgattatttttaaagtacATCACATTTACATCAAATTTCAACTATTAAATACGGGTCACACTTTaagagaaaatacaaaaacactgtATGTCGGACAAAAGATTAAGACAATCAATGAAAttattaaaatctttaaaaagcaTCAGATTATCAAAACACTTAATGGATTTCCAGCGGGCTTTTGCAACGTACGATTGAAAAGTTGTAGTTTTTCTTCCCCCAAACGACAGACTCTTTTTATTGAAGAAATACTATTTTAAACTACATTTCCCATAAAGCACTACTCTTGTTTGACTAGCTACACACAGTCGCCTGTCTCTCCTCAGAGGACTAGTCTGCTCTGCTGCAGCTAACAGATTTATTAGCTTCAAAATGGGTGTATCAGATATACAGTTTGATAGTAACTCAGGTAAGTGTCTGTTCGTTGTGTTTTAGTCAGGTTAGCAGCTACagtttgtggtgtttttcatCGGAAGTTCAGGGGAGGCTGACATTATCTGCATCTTTACACTGTCGGTGTTAGCTTGTCAACATAACCGAGATAATAATCCAGGTGTTGTCCTTTGTGCTTgttgtatattgtgttttattttatcggTTACTATATGTGATAGGTATTTATATGGAATTACACATTTATCTTACTGTTCAAAGCAGTAATAACGCCAGCTTCATCTAACTGCTGATTCATCGTCGAAAAGTTGCTAGATTGAACTGGTTAGGTGACTAATTAGCTCACATGTCgcactatttgtttttatctttgctGGAGTTTGTATTTTTAACCTTGTGAAATGATCAAGGTATCTGGCAATTAATGATATTGCAGACACATACAACTGTTTTGCACAGTGTAAATTCCCAGCATTTGTGTTTGGTTAGTTACACATCGATTATCCTTATCATCACCAGCACTGTGAGACCTTTTGTGAGAATTTAAGTAATATAGATTCTGTGGTGAGTGTTGGTAGGAGGAGACCAGTggtatcacacatttctggcgaAGTATTTATTCTAATATTAGtaatagtttttgatcatgtttgttttattgtgtaacaaatgcagagtagccaggattattattattatttttttgttgttatctgCCTTTTTCTCTTCCTTCTTTTCATTATACTGcattatatttgagaaaatttAAATGTAGAATACAGATTGTgtcttgttttaatttgaagaataattaaccacatttttaaatatattttgattattatataatttttaacacattccaggtgaaaaacactgcattagacCCTCAGGTTTTTTTCATACAACTTTTTTTCTCCTATGTCAAAAGCACGAGCTCATATCGCCTATGCAATGTCACTTAACCAGATAATCACATCTTGGGCTTATCTGCTGTGTGTGGCGTCTCCATGGAGATACTGACAATAGCAGTTGTTGTCATTCCATTGAGGCTGATTCCTTTCTATCCAAACAGGACCTGTGGTGGATCTCTCAGCACGGGGTATGCAGAAGCTGGATCCCAGCTTTATCTGCTCGGAGGACACTCAGACGCTCATTTTGGATCGTAACAACATCATGAAGCTGGACTACCTGGACAGGAGTCCAAGTATTCAGCAGGTGTTGACTCTTTGGAACACATGCATCTTTAATATATTAGTTTCTAGAACTTTAGGAGCTCAAATGCCAAACATTCTTTTTATTCTTCCTGCTGTTTTGTATTGTGTCCATTGCTTCTCAGCTATCAGTGGCTAGCAACCGTCTTGTGAGGATGATGGGTGTGTGTCGACTGACGGAGCTGAGAGTCCTCAACCTTCCAAATAACAGCATCGGCTACATTGAAGGGTTAAGGGATCTGCCTAATCTCAAATGGCTCAACCTTTCTGGGAACAATATAAAGGTAGGTGGGATAATTTAATCTTCACTACTTGTAAATATAGATTTCAATTCAAAAATTTTcataaagtttttttgtttgaaatccTTTTTTAGGTCATTGAGCAGCTTAACAACTGTGTCTCCCTGGAACACCTTGATCTATCTGACAATAACATTTCCTCTATTGGTGATCTGACCAAACTGGTGGCTCTAAAGGTGAGTGTAAAGCCTCTGATTGTGTAGATACAAtaatctaaatatatatatatatatatcaccaaTATTTCACCATATATATCACCAATATTTCTCTTAGACACTTTTACTCCATGGGAACAGCATCACAACACTCCGCACTGTCCCTGCTCACCTACCGACACATTTAACCATTTTGTCTCTGGCTGAAAATGAGATACGGGATCTAAATGAAGTAATTACACTTTCATTAATTTTCTACAGCTGCACTTATATTAGTACTAGTACtgctttattaatattaaactgcTGTTTTTGACCCTAGGTGTCATATCTGTCCTCTCTTCACGAACTGGAGCAGCTGTCGATTATGAGCAACCCGTGTGTGATGACAACCCCCTCGTTGCCAGCTTTTGATTACAGACCCTACATCATGAGCTGGTGTCTGAGCCTGAAGGTTCTGGATGGTTACGTTGTTTCACAGAAAGAAGGGTACATGCAGTTGAAAATACATGCTTCAGATTAACGTcaaagtacaaaaaaacaatgcatttaATTGTGTGGAATTATCCTGTTTACAGTCTCAAAGCAGAGTGGCTCTACAGTCAAGGCAAAGGGCGCTCTTATCGACCCGGACAGCACGTGCAGCTGGTTCAGCACTTGGCCACTGTTTGCCCTTTGACTGCATCACCAGCCCTGGAGACAGCAGAAAATGCCAAACTGGAAAAGATCCTCCGTAAACAGAGGTACGAAGCTGAAAATAATCTGGATTGGTTGTATTTACAGTGACATTGATGGTTTGTTCTAAGGTTCCATCAGAGGCAGCTGTTGGAGGAGAGCACAGGAGAATGTCTAAGCCCTGCCCGTCCGACACAGTTAGACGTGGAACGACACAGTCCTTCACATGCAGCTCCacagggaggaagaggagaaggagaCGTGAAGAGAATCCTTCCATCCATACCAGCTGCTGCTCCACCACTCACAGGTATCATAACTAAGCCTGGgctattactacttactactgtATAATGTCTAAAGGTTGTAGCTTTGAATCACTTTAAATCATTCACCTCTTTGGTTCAAGGGTACCTGCAGTGAACTTTAGTTGTAATATCTATCATCaaaacatcatatttcatgcaaGAGGTCAAAATCTGTGACTCGAcaaaaatgtggttaaaaataACCAGACGAAAgctcattatatatgttatttaTATAGGGCAACCGTATAAAGGCGGTAgaggcaggggtggactggccatctggaatactgggcatcgtcccggtgggccgtggacccaaagttgttttttttttgacaggtgATTTGAGGCAGAAATGAAAACagatggccaaaaatggtccaactGTGGCAAgagaagagtgaaaagtgacttaAATGgatcaaaagcagtcaagagtagTCAaagaaatgggcaaataaagaggaaacaggtggtatgtaatggcaaagggtagttTAAATGGCCAAAATGttgcaaacaatagtgaaaaagggcgaaatatggaacaaaaagaggcaacaTATAGGGgggaaaaagaaacaagtgcTATTTATTTGGCAAGAATTAGCTTATTTAGAtaaaaagtggacaaaaaaaattaaagaaaggacaaaaatttgcTGCGATAGACTgatgccctgtccagggtgtgacCCCGCCTGGCACCCAGTGTGAGCCTGAGATAAGCACCGGCAGACACtcgcaaccctgaaaaacaagccggtcagaaaatggatgaaagtgtcaaaaagaactcgcaaaaattgacaaaaaaaaataggaaaaagggatgtttatttgcaaaaggtagctaaagtcggGAAAAAAAGTGTcggaactttttgaaaaggggcaaaaatggaacaaaggaagttgcaaactggccaaaggaaataggtgaAAAGGCTGTTGTGTTGCTGCAGAGCTCTCCTGTTCCATAAGCCAAACTGTTGTGTCATTGTGTGCAGAGCCTGTGGTGCAGTTTAACAGCTGGGTGAGCTGTGACTCCTCTCATCCTTCCCTGTCTGTGGTTCGTAGTCCAAGGCTCGTAGAGGAGCCCATTCATCTGGAGGACGTACAGACGGATGAGAGCAAGCACAGCAGCAGCTTGTTTTCTGCTGAGTCCACGTTTCTTCCCTTCACGTCGGACCTTGAGCCGCAAATGACTCACTCTGACAGTGAGGATGAAACAGAGACGTTTGAGCCTGACTCTCTGGCTCCAAAGCGAccatcacaaacaaaaaaacccaacacaaaCAAGGCCCATCATTCGCCCTCAGATGAACAGCCAGAATGGAGCGTTCTCGAAGAGGAAGTCACTACAAACATCACGTCACACGGAACCAGAGTCAGCACACCTTTAAAAGACCTGCTTATACTAGACAATGGAAAAACAGAAAGCAAGGAAGCATCTGGAAAGGAAGATATCAGCGTGTTAGCAAGTGAAGCTAGTTCAGAGGAAGCAAACGATGCTGCTGTTAAAATCCAGTCGTGGTGGAGGGGGCAACACGCCCGCTGTTGTCACCCTGTGGCCAGAGAGGTGCGCTGTGAGATCCGTCTGCGCCGAATGCAAGATCACATTATTTCACTGACGGACAAGTTGGACTGGTAAGTGATCCAACACTAAATAACAGCAAGGTTATTAGTctctttttaggttttttttggtttatgcTAGGTTTGGgggcaattataattgtaatagataatatctgttgctgttgtaaccatatttcaattgtaattgagttcagataattgactttgtatattttggccTGCCACTACTCTTAATCACTAATATTTAAGCGATCTACACCatttaaatatcaaaatgttCCAATATTTAGTTGTAATGCTGCAATGTAATTTATAAAAGGATaacacttttacttttaatgtaCTATTAGATTTTATGCTTTTACTGTAAACTGCTATATCTGTCAATTTTTTACTCAGTCACAATTTTAGCTCCACAATGTTGTCCACTGTCTAATCTACAATTAGTGGGGAATGCAACCTCTTCTTTGTAGAGTTTGCATTCCCCACTTACAAATTTATCTAGTTGTAAttgtttacaatttaattaaatgcaaaccttgggaatcatgttacagttctatgattagttaacaatcattaaaatgtgtttcagatcaacttttcccagtacctgtcagttctcttgaggatcattttaccatttcaaaaattaaatcgagggctatactgacgtccacaccaaaaataatattaccaatattttcatggataagaaAGACGGACAAGGTGataatgatagataatattttacagctgatttaagacaggAGTGAAAACTGACCCGttttcataagagatgctaacagaatgctaacacaagagaaagggcttatttattaaaggctcagtaattgtgattaattgtaattgaactttagtaagtgagaatgtaattgactttcagggggaaaataataattgtaatttgaatcgtaattaaaaaataatgttggtCACTGCaatcttaattattattttattttttattttttattgactttttcaTTTATAGGATGAACAACAATAAATGACAAGAATTCACAAAAaccctccctccctccatcaGCAATACAAGATTattaacaaaaagaaagaaaataataatataatgacatttaaaaaaaagtcatcatAAATAAGAAGGAATATACAGAAAATagataaatgacaaaaatagaataaaaatacattaaaaaaaaaaaaaagaaaaaactgaacTAAATAACAAATCGCAGGCCTTCTTGtaactattattttccttcttttatcttatttttttttatttttattttgtatctatttaattattttttatactattattattattattattatcatcttgttatttgcacattctagtctaactactgtttatatttatacttatgtttatacttattatcatcttttctagctgattgtttattgttgaaaaatttttgttttcactattggagagagcacagttgaccgagtcaaattcctcgtgtgtacaacatacacttggcgaataaagatgattctgattctgattctgataatacTACTCAGCTTTGCTCTGACTATGtcagtcaattttttttaatgctagaTTGCAAGACTGTAATtttaattaagttgtaattgaacatggataattcaaGCCATAATTGTACCTAgtggtgtgccaaaatatcgatacaacgatatatcacaatattttgtcTTACTGTACGTTATCGATACACTGGGgccaaaaatcaatatttttttatttttgtctttatattgcaacatacaagacatgacAAAAACAATGCACAGTATGTATACATATTACATAGAGATAATGCAgtacatacacagtacaatgagacaataggtgaggagtggatatttacagtgtgtgtgtgacaaagtcttaagaaaataatttgaatgCCACGTAACTTGTTTAATTAATGTAACTacttaaattctgaatttctccagtgacacagatattgtaatgtatcgtggatgaaaCTTCTTGCAATATATCAATTGTCGCAGAATCGCTGTATCGTGATATTATTATCGTGTGCAAAATACCGTGACCGTATTGTATAGCGACGTACATGGCGATACCAgctctaattgtaattgaaaaatgtaattcacccCCAATCCTACTTTGTGAAAACATTTTAGACCTATGTACTGTAGTTCAGATATTTCACTAGAACCTTTGTGTGAACATGTTGTGTGTACAGTGTGGAGAAGCAGTGTGAGGAAGAGCGGTTGCAGCGGATGGTTCAGGAGGAAGCTGTGAAGTTCTTATGGAAAGAGGTCAGtatccacatttatttttagaagAATCACTTATTCATGCTgtccatttctttcttttttttcccgtaTGTACAGATTGTACTTTTTAAACCTGTAACTGAAGCTTTACCCTTTCACTTTTCCCCCTTAGCTCCAGTCAATGCAGCAGTGGAAACAGTCTGTGGAGCAGCAGCTGGCAGCCATCGCTCAGGCTGTCACTACAGCTCAGGTCTCGTCTCCTCCGGCCTGTAAAGCAGCAGCATCTTCTCCACCTGTAGCATCCAGCACCAAAAAACCTCCAAGCACAGACTTGTCCTTCCCAGATTCTGGCTTTCCATCAACCGGCGACCAGCAGGCGTTGCTAAACGACAGCGTCCTGAGCAGCGACACAGCAGATTCTTTTAAGACGGTGCTAGCACTGAGTCCGCCTCACGACGTGGACAGCACAGATTGCAGCTTGCTGGAGCAATATTTGTCGTCTGTGCAGCAGAGGGAAGAAGCTGACGAAACAGAAAGTGATCCATTATTAACTCCACAGCCCTCCTCACCGACGTCTCCTAGCAGGAAAACACCAAATGTCTCACCTCCACTAAAGGCTGCTGATGGCACACACGCCTCAGAGTGAGAGTTTACGTCTCACAGACTGAACCTGCTCATACAGAATCTTCAAAGTGCTTTAAGTTTTTCCCTTTGTTAACGGCAGTACAGTTGCTTACTTTGAATGGTATAAATTAttgtattcatattttaaaatactAACTATTCACCCTGTTTTAGGGACAGTGACTGTAATGTGAGTTGTAGCACACATATGTAACAGGAAACTAATTTCCTCAGATAAGTTCACCTctgctgatttaaaaaaaaaaaaagacatttcatAACTTGTCATTGTATCAACTAAAATCTGCTGATGTATAACACAGTAAAATTGTAGTCATTATTGTTTGTTACATACCTCtttgtattcttattttgctgataaataaa
Encoded proteins:
- the cep97 gene encoding centrosomal protein of 97 kDa is translated as MGVSDIQFDSNSGPVVDLSARGMQKLDPSFICSEDTQTLILDRNNIMKLDYLDRSPSIQQLSVASNRLVRMMGVCRLTELRVLNLPNNSIGYIEGLRDLPNLKWLNLSGNNIKVIEQLNNCVSLEHLDLSDNNISSIGDLTKLVALKTLLLHGNSITTLRTVPAHLPTHLTILSLAENEIRDLNEVSYLSSLHELEQLSIMSNPCVMTTPSLPAFDYRPYIMSWCLSLKVLDGYVVSQKEGLKAEWLYSQGKGRSYRPGQHVQLVQHLATVCPLTASPALETAENAKLEKILRKQRFHQRQLLEESTGECLSPARPTQLDVERHSPSHAAPQGGRGEGDVKRILPSIPAAAPPLTEPVVQFNSWVSCDSSHPSLSVVRSPRLVEEPIHLEDVQTDESKHSSSLFSAESTFLPFTSDLEPQMTHSDSEDETETFEPDSLAPKRPSQTKKPNTNKAHHSPSDEQPEWSVLEEEVTTNITSHGTRVSTPLKDLLILDNGKTESKEASGKEDISVLASEASSEEANDAAVKIQSWWRGQHARCCHPVAREVRCEIRLRRMQDHIISLTDKLDCVEKQCEEERLQRMVQEEAVKFLWKELQSMQQWKQSVEQQLAAIAQAVTTAQVSSPPACKAAASSPPVASSTKKPPSTDLSFPDSGFPSTGDQQALLNDSVLSSDTADSFKTVLALSPPHDVDSTDCSLLEQYLSSVQQREEADETESDPLLTPQPSSPTSPSRKTPNVSPPLKAADGTHASE